In Rahnella aquatilis CIP 78.65 = ATCC 33071, one DNA window encodes the following:
- a CDS encoding alkene reductase: MSKLFTPYNLSGMQLKNRVVMAPMTRTRTMNDVPDDVVALYYAQRASAGLLITEGMPVSEEGRGYLYTPGIYNAAHVQGWRKVTDAVHAKGGRIFAQLWHVGRMSHTSIQPGNIAPVSAGTVQAVNTTVFALTESGEPGPVVPGQPRALETAEVRRVTADFVHSARLAMEAGFDGVEIMAANGFIFDQFLSSELNPRTDEYGGSVENRQRFLLETVDAISAAIGSNKVGLRISPFGRLYDLAPYEGEEEIWASIAAALGQRELAYVHLYYQPVYTQAPVPAGFKAAFRKTLGGTVIAAGGFTREIAETALEADELDLVAFGVPYIANPDLVERMQNGWPLAESDRTTYYGVTGALEKGYTDYPAWEAN; encoded by the coding sequence ATGAGTAAGTTGTTCACCCCCTACAATCTGTCAGGCATGCAGTTAAAAAACCGTGTGGTCATGGCCCCGATGACCCGCACCCGCACAATGAACGACGTGCCGGATGACGTCGTTGCACTTTACTACGCCCAGCGCGCCTCTGCGGGGCTGCTTATCACCGAAGGCATGCCTGTTTCTGAAGAAGGGCGCGGCTATCTGTATACCCCGGGGATCTACAACGCTGCGCACGTTCAGGGCTGGCGCAAAGTGACCGATGCGGTACATGCGAAGGGCGGCCGTATTTTTGCTCAGTTGTGGCATGTGGGCCGGATGTCTCATACCTCAATTCAGCCGGGCAACATCGCGCCCGTTTCCGCCGGTACCGTACAAGCGGTTAACACCACCGTCTTTGCACTGACAGAGTCTGGCGAACCGGGGCCTGTCGTTCCAGGCCAGCCGCGTGCGCTTGAAACCGCAGAAGTTCGACGCGTTACCGCTGACTTTGTCCATTCAGCGCGTCTGGCAATGGAGGCCGGGTTTGACGGCGTGGAAATCATGGCGGCGAACGGCTTCATTTTCGACCAGTTCCTCAGCAGTGAACTGAACCCTCGCACTGATGAATACGGTGGATCTGTGGAAAACCGTCAGCGGTTCCTGCTGGAAACGGTTGATGCCATCTCTGCGGCTATTGGTAGCAATAAGGTGGGCTTGCGCATTTCACCGTTCGGGCGGCTTTACGACCTGGCTCCTTATGAAGGTGAAGAAGAGATTTGGGCCAGTATCGCTGCGGCCCTCGGCCAACGTGAGCTGGCTTATGTGCACCTCTATTATCAACCTGTTTATACCCAGGCACCGGTACCTGCCGGTTTCAAAGCCGCGTTCCGTAAAACTCTGGGGGGCACCGTTATTGCCGCCGGCGGCTTCACCCGCGAGATTGCCGAAACCGCACTTGAGGCAGACGAACTGGATCTTGTTGCGTTTGGCGTGCCGTACATCGCCAACCCTGATCTGGTCGAAAGAATGCAGAACGGCTGGCCGCTGGCTGAAAGCGATCGCACGACGTATTACGGCGTGACGGGGGCGCTGGAAAAAGGCTACACCGATTATCCCGCCTGGGAAGCCAACTAA